In one window of Candidatus Deferrimicrobiaceae bacterium DNA:
- a CDS encoding type II secretion system F family protein, which translates to MAVFGYRATDKDGRVSEGVVEAAEERSARDRLRDMGFLPIRVWPASAPALAAAGGQAVRGSRGGTRRDVLPFLQGLRTMLRAGIPVDRGLEMLADLFRGKPMGEVAGVLLGEVRAGSSLADAMKKAPGAPFDRFTVQMVNAGAATGRMEEALDQTYRFLERSREFRSNVVGALIYPLILLAACILSVALMLVFVIPKFAGVFAASRVVLPLPTRIVIAASDFLKNDGLWLVGGVALAWFAASTLLARPDFRRDWDRSKFRWPFLGDIITALETSRTLWSLSSLLSGGVPILSAFVIAREVSGNTAIREGMESARLKIQGGGKVGRSLAESTPFPEMAIRMISVGEETGRLEEMLSSVADTYEADARRTLARFLVVLEPAMILLLGGLVAFIVASVFLAIFRLNEMPL; encoded by the coding sequence ATGGCGGTTTTCGGATATCGGGCGACGGACAAGGACGGCCGCGTGTCCGAGGGGGTGGTCGAGGCAGCCGAGGAACGTTCGGCCCGCGACCGTCTCCGCGACATGGGCTTCCTGCCGATCCGCGTCTGGCCCGCGTCGGCGCCGGCGCTTGCCGCGGCCGGCGGGCAGGCGGTTCGCGGGTCCAGGGGCGGCACCCGCCGCGATGTCCTCCCGTTCCTGCAAGGGCTGCGGACGATGCTGCGGGCGGGCATCCCCGTCGACCGCGGGCTCGAGATGCTGGCCGACCTATTCCGGGGGAAGCCCATGGGCGAGGTCGCCGGCGTGCTTTTGGGCGAGGTGCGGGCGGGCAGTTCTTTGGCCGACGCGATGAAGAAGGCGCCGGGGGCGCCCTTCGACCGCTTCACGGTCCAGATGGTCAATGCAGGGGCGGCGACGGGGCGGATGGAAGAGGCGCTCGACCAGACCTATCGCTTCCTCGAGCGGTCGCGCGAGTTCCGGTCGAACGTCGTTGGCGCGCTCATCTATCCCCTCATCCTGCTGGCCGCATGCATCCTCTCCGTCGCGCTCATGCTGGTGTTCGTCATCCCGAAATTCGCCGGCGTTTTCGCCGCCTCGCGCGTGGTCCTGCCGCTGCCGACCCGGATCGTGATCGCCGCGAGCGATTTCCTGAAGAACGACGGCCTCTGGCTGGTCGGTGGCGTCGCGCTCGCCTGGTTCGCAGCCTCGACGCTCCTCGCGCGCCCCGATTTCCGGCGCGACTGGGACCGGTCGAAATTCCGCTGGCCCTTCCTCGGCGACATCATCACCGCGCTCGAGACGTCGCGGACGCTCTGGTCGCTCTCGTCGCTGCTCTCCGGCGGCGTTCCCATCCTCTCGGCGTTCGTCATCGCCCGCGAGGTGAGCGGGAACACGGCGATCCGCGAAGGGATGGAGTCGGCGCGCCTCAAGATCCAGGGCGGCGGAAAGGTCGGGCGATCGCTGGCCGAGAGCACTCCGTTTCCCGAGATGGCCATCCGGATGATCTCGGTGGGGGAAGAGACGGGGCGGCTCGAGGAGATGCTCTCCTCGGTCGCCGACACGTACGAGGCCGACGCCCGTCGGACGCTGGCCCGCTTCCTCGTGGTGCTCGAGCCGGCGATGATCCTGCTGCTCGGCGGGCTGGTCGCCTTTATCGTCGCCTCCGTCTTCCTCGCGATCTTCCGTCTCAACGAGATGCCGCTTTGA
- the folE gene encoding GTP cyclohydrolase I FolE, with the protein MQNLIRDLLIKIGEDPEREGLLKTPERFEKSMRFLMQGYGQDPRDVLQKAVFHEQYDEMVLVKDIDIFSMCEHHMLPFFGKCHVAYIPKNKIVGLSKIPRVVELYARRLQVQERLTQEIATAIMDTLQPHGVGVVIEASHLCMMMRGVEKQNSKAVTSSMLGSFRTQQKTRMEFMELIKPGFNVLR; encoded by the coding sequence ATGCAGAATCTCATCCGCGACCTGTTGATCAAGATCGGCGAGGACCCCGAACGCGAGGGGTTGCTCAAGACGCCCGAACGCTTCGAGAAGTCGATGCGCTTCCTCATGCAGGGCTACGGCCAGGACCCGCGCGACGTGCTCCAGAAGGCGGTGTTCCACGAGCAGTACGACGAGATGGTGCTCGTCAAGGACATCGACATCTTCTCGATGTGCGAGCACCACATGCTGCCCTTCTTCGGCAAGTGCCACGTGGCCTACATCCCCAAGAACAAGATCGTCGGCCTCTCGAAGATCCCGCGCGTCGTCGAACTCTACGCCCGCCGCCTCCAGGTGCAGGAGCGGCTGACCCAGGAGATCGCCACCGCCATCATGGACACGTTGCAGCCGCACGGCGTCGGCGTCGTCATCGAGGCGTCGCACCTGTGCATGATGATGCGCGGCGTCGAGAAGCAGAACTCGAAGGCGGTCACGTCCTCCATGCTCGGCAGCTTCCGCACCCAGCAGAAGACCCGCATGGAATTCATGGAGCTGATCAAGCCCGGCTTCAACGTCCTGCGCTGA
- the gspM gene encoding type II secretion system protein GspM, translating to MTGAGRFRSQLRFLSNREKFLLAAGILAVIIFIAVRQFVYPKLDDYRKARASIPQRLATIARYSVAAGGEEKVDELLSDRAWKLDALEGGLLPGDSPAAAGAALQGMLKPGIERSKLRLTSLRALAPVVKGPYAEVAVQVDLQGTTEGMAAFLAEIARQKKTLRVRKLSVTSGMYSQAMAARPELLTVTVEVAGMADAGADESSARGPE from the coding sequence ATGACCGGGGCGGGGCGCTTCCGGTCGCAGCTGCGCTTCCTCTCCAACCGGGAGAAATTCCTCCTGGCGGCTGGCATCCTCGCGGTGATCATCTTCATTGCGGTCAGGCAATTCGTCTATCCGAAGCTCGACGATTACCGGAAGGCCAGAGCTTCGATCCCCCAGCGGCTGGCGACGATCGCGCGATACAGCGTCGCAGCGGGGGGCGAGGAAAAGGTCGACGAACTGCTGTCAGACCGGGCATGGAAACTCGACGCGCTCGAGGGGGGGCTGCTTCCCGGCGACAGCCCTGCGGCGGCCGGGGCGGCGCTCCAGGGGATGCTCAAGCCGGGGATCGAGCGGTCGAAACTGCGGCTGACCTCGCTTCGCGCCCTCGCGCCGGTGGTGAAGGGGCCCTACGCCGAGGTCGCGGTCCAGGTCGACCTCCAGGGGACGACCGAAGGGATGGCGGCGTTCCTGGCCGAGATCGCGCGCCAAAAGAAGACACTGCGCGTCCGGAAGCTTTCGGTCACATCGGGCATGTATTCTCAAGCCATGGCCGCCCGGCCCGAGCTCCTCACGGTCACCGTCGAAGTGGCCGGGATGGCCGACGCCGGCGCCGATGAATCGTCCGCACGGGGGCCCGAATGA
- a CDS encoding PilN domain-containing protein encodes MSLFRTLVGIDPSGRRLAVTAVQGGVGSPASVAPPACFELRSEREAGRLEEAEEALRDFVARNGLAGCDANLCVPADRVFTARLDFPALRARDMRAALSMELERLFPFPSTKLRFRWRRIGDGAAGRAGRYLVVAVPSDYLDRWAEIAARAGLTLVGAIPSGWAVSAAHAEIGGGGKWPGQVAILRSLGAAVECTLVSGGEPCFSASRSCPPDGLAAAGRALLEEGMPDPPASPQQAELLVVAPTDWFPAALPEGIAGRAARVDDRFAARAGQVAGEGEGNASPWDTLGAFGAAAGRRGLDLLATESEGPWPQIAAGAAALLAIAAVLLAVAWPSIRYYKAKAELSRLDARVAALRPAVERVADAMTAIEDLEQKIALLQEASPGAGQPLEILRELTGRLPQGTWLTGLRFEGVKVEMDGFSPSANEIFPLLTHDGRFRKVEFASPITRQADNLERFQIRAEFTGEPAKPAGEPAKAVGGAAKAEGGRR; translated from the coding sequence TTGAGCCTGTTCCGGACATTGGTGGGAATCGATCCTTCGGGGCGCCGACTGGCCGTGACCGCGGTTCAGGGTGGCGTGGGAAGCCCTGCGTCGGTTGCGCCGCCGGCCTGCTTCGAGCTTCGATCCGAGCGCGAGGCCGGCCGGCTCGAGGAGGCGGAGGAGGCGCTGCGCGATTTCGTGGCGCGCAACGGGCTTGCCGGGTGCGATGCCAACCTCTGCGTCCCCGCCGATCGCGTCTTCACGGCCCGGCTCGATTTTCCCGCGCTGCGCGCCCGCGACATGCGCGCCGCACTCTCGATGGAACTCGAGCGGCTCTTCCCCTTCCCTTCCACAAAGCTCCGATTTCGATGGCGGCGCATCGGGGACGGCGCCGCCGGCCGGGCCGGGCGCTACCTGGTCGTCGCCGTCCCTTCCGATTATCTCGACCGCTGGGCCGAGATCGCCGCGCGCGCCGGGCTGACGCTCGTCGGCGCGATCCCTTCCGGATGGGCCGTTTCCGCTGCGCACGCCGAGATCGGGGGGGGCGGAAAATGGCCCGGGCAGGTCGCGATCCTTCGCAGCCTGGGCGCCGCCGTCGAGTGCACGCTCGTGTCGGGCGGTGAGCCCTGTTTCAGCGCCTCGCGGAGCTGCCCGCCCGATGGGCTGGCGGCGGCGGGGCGCGCGCTTCTCGAGGAGGGGATGCCCGATCCACCCGCATCGCCGCAGCAGGCTGAACTTCTTGTGGTCGCCCCCACCGACTGGTTCCCGGCGGCGCTGCCCGAAGGCATCGCCGGAAGGGCGGCCCGTGTCGATGACCGGTTCGCGGCACGGGCCGGGCAAGTCGCGGGCGAGGGAGAGGGGAACGCTTCCCCGTGGGATACGCTCGGGGCCTTCGGCGCGGCGGCCGGACGGAGGGGACTCGACCTGCTCGCCACCGAAAGCGAGGGGCCCTGGCCGCAGATCGCGGCGGGGGCGGCGGCATTGCTGGCCATCGCGGCCGTGCTGCTGGCGGTGGCCTGGCCGTCGATCCGCTACTACAAGGCCAAGGCCGAGCTGTCTCGGCTCGACGCCCGCGTGGCCGCGCTTCGCCCCGCGGTCGAACGGGTCGCCGACGCGATGACGGCCATCGAGGATCTCGAGCAGAAGATCGCCCTCCTGCAGGAAGCGTCTCCGGGCGCCGGCCAGCCGCTCGAGATCCTGCGCGAGCTGACCGGGCGCCTGCCGCAGGGCACCTGGCTGACGGGTTTGCGCTTCGAGGGCGTCAAGGTCGAGATGGACGGTTTCTCGCCTTCCGCCAACGAGATCTTCCCGCTGCTGACGCACGACGGCCGCTTCCGTAAGGTCGAGTTCGCTTCACCCATCACCCGGCAGGCGGACAACCTGGAGCGGTTCCAGATCCGGGCCGAGTTCACCGGAGAGCCCGCCAAGCCCGCCGGGGAGCCCGCAAAGGCCGTCGGAGGAGCTGCGAAGGCCGAAGGGGGGCGTCGATGA
- a CDS encoding serine protease, protein MPGCSKGWILLAAIALLLAEGVGSTARADESGMKAAGIAKAYGDAVIQVKVVTRYRMVVQGREMRKGENEVEALGTVIDPSGLTVLSNINVDPTKAYADMLKKAKSGGEDAGSVDIEGSFADVRMFLPDGSELPAQVVLRDKDLDLVFIRPTEKPARPLVAVDLSKAAKPAMFDDVLILGRLGAIGGRAPSAAIFRIEAVAGKPRSYYLVDQNAVSGRLGSPAFTLDGKVAGIFLLRAMETQDAAAGPLEMVFGGIGRLGLYPVILPSADVAAVAKQAAEKRPEGKQ, encoded by the coding sequence GTGCCCGGATGTTCGAAGGGATGGATATTGCTCGCGGCGATCGCGCTCCTGCTCGCGGAGGGCGTCGGATCGACGGCGCGCGCCGACGAGAGCGGGATGAAGGCGGCCGGGATCGCAAAGGCCTACGGTGATGCGGTCATCCAGGTCAAGGTCGTCACGCGGTACCGGATGGTCGTCCAGGGACGCGAGATGCGCAAGGGCGAGAACGAGGTCGAGGCGCTCGGGACCGTGATCGACCCGTCCGGGCTGACGGTGCTCTCGAACATCAACGTCGATCCGACGAAGGCCTACGCCGACATGCTCAAGAAAGCGAAGTCCGGCGGCGAGGATGCGGGAAGCGTCGACATCGAGGGCAGCTTCGCCGACGTCCGGATGTTCCTGCCCGACGGGAGCGAGCTGCCGGCGCAGGTGGTATTGCGCGACAAGGATCTCGACCTCGTCTTCATTCGCCCCACGGAAAAGCCCGCCAGGCCGCTGGTTGCGGTCGACCTCTCGAAAGCAGCGAAGCCGGCGATGTTCGACGATGTGCTGATCCTCGGCCGCCTGGGCGCCATCGGGGGGCGCGCGCCTTCCGCGGCGATCTTCCGGATCGAGGCGGTGGCCGGGAAGCCGCGCAGCTACTATCTCGTCGACCAGAACGCCGTGAGCGGCCGGCTGGGATCACCCGCCTTCACGCTCGACGGCAAGGTGGCGGGCATCTTCCTGTTGCGCGCGATGGAGACGCAGGACGCGGCTGCGGGTCCGCTCGAGATGGTGTTCGGCGGCATCGGGCGGCTCGGGCTCTACCCGGTGATCCTGCCTTCCGCCGACGTCGCCGCGGTCGCGAAGCAGGCTGCGGAAAAACGGCCGGAGGGGAAGCAGTAA
- the gspE gene encoding type II secretion system ATPase GspE, with protein sequence MNRRTFNEALVTSLAPAPGERDALLGRARTEGAAFPRGLVARGLLSSEALRQAYVSVCGLPPFQPDASEVRPVPPDILPLPFLRARLVVPVSVENGTLVLAMADPLDTEARDSVAKATGRTVAVQAGTEEEIREAIEKGYGESASSMERLIEQVGEEGDEIASGDERVERLIGAASEAPIIRLVNFIIARAIERGASDIHIEPFEKSLKVRYRIDGILVEAEAPPRRLQTAIISRIKIMARINIAESRLPQDGRVKLRIGGQEIDFRVSTVPTLYGESIVIRILDQSAVPLNLATLGFSPDILDRFRKMVGAPHGMVLVTGPTGSGKTTTLYGALQEIRSAERKIITIEDPVEYQVPGVNQIQVKPQIGLTFSAGLRSIVRQDPDVILVGEIRDQETAEIAIHSALTGHMVLSTLHTNDAAGAITRLLEMGVAEYLLPSSLSGVLAQRLVRTICPDCSTPRELSQAFRDEILSTAGFIPEGDLRMGTGCSACNQTGYRGRVAILELLALDETIKDLVLARADAGTIREKAVAGGMRLLRDDGWDKVRSGLTTIEEVLRVTRGA encoded by the coding sequence GTGAACCGTCGAACCTTCAATGAAGCGCTCGTCACCTCGCTCGCGCCGGCTCCCGGCGAACGCGATGCCCTGCTCGGCCGGGCGCGTACCGAAGGGGCCGCCTTCCCGAGGGGGCTGGTCGCCCGCGGGCTCCTCTCCTCCGAGGCGCTGCGCCAGGCGTACGTGTCCGTCTGCGGGTTGCCGCCGTTCCAGCCCGACGCCTCCGAAGTCCGTCCCGTGCCCCCCGACATCCTGCCGCTCCCTTTCCTCCGCGCGAGGCTGGTCGTTCCCGTCTCCGTCGAGAACGGGACGCTTGTGCTGGCGATGGCGGACCCGCTCGACACCGAAGCCCGCGACTCGGTCGCCAAGGCCACCGGGCGGACCGTCGCGGTGCAGGCGGGCACCGAGGAGGAGATCCGCGAGGCGATCGAGAAGGGGTACGGCGAGTCGGCGTCCTCGATGGAACGGCTGATCGAGCAGGTCGGCGAGGAGGGCGACGAGATCGCCTCCGGCGACGAGCGGGTCGAGCGGCTGATCGGCGCGGCGTCCGAGGCGCCCATCATCCGGCTGGTCAACTTCATCATCGCCCGCGCGATCGAGCGGGGCGCGAGCGACATCCACATCGAGCCGTTCGAGAAGTCGCTCAAGGTGCGCTACCGGATCGACGGCATCCTCGTCGAGGCCGAGGCGCCGCCGCGCCGCCTCCAGACCGCGATCATCTCCCGTATCAAGATCATGGCGCGCATCAACATCGCCGAGAGCCGGCTGCCGCAGGACGGTCGCGTCAAGCTGCGGATCGGCGGGCAGGAGATCGACTTCCGCGTCTCCACGGTGCCCACGCTCTACGGCGAGAGCATCGTCATCCGCATCCTCGACCAGTCGGCGGTTCCCTTGAACCTTGCGACGCTGGGATTCTCGCCGGACATCCTCGACCGGTTCCGCAAGATGGTCGGCGCACCGCACGGCATGGTCCTCGTGACCGGGCCCACGGGGTCGGGCAAGACGACCACGCTCTACGGCGCCCTCCAGGAAATCCGCTCCGCCGAGCGCAAGATCATCACGATCGAGGACCCGGTCGAGTACCAGGTGCCGGGCGTCAACCAGATCCAGGTGAAGCCGCAGATCGGGCTGACCTTTTCCGCGGGACTCCGCTCGATCGTCCGGCAGGACCCCGACGTGATCCTCGTGGGCGAGATCCGCGACCAGGAGACGGCCGAGATCGCCATCCATTCGGCGCTGACGGGGCACATGGTGCTCTCGACGCTGCACACCAACGACGCCGCGGGGGCAATCACCCGCCTACTCGAGATGGGGGTTGCGGAATACCTGCTTCCCTCGTCGCTCTCGGGCGTGCTGGCGCAGCGGCTGGTGCGGACGATCTGCCCCGACTGCTCGACGCCGCGGGAACTCTCGCAGGCGTTCCGCGACGAGATCCTGAGTACGGCAGGGTTCATCCCCGAGGGCGACCTGCGGATGGGGACGGGCTGCAGCGCCTGCAACCAGACCGGGTACCGGGGAAGGGTGGCCATCCTCGAGCTGCTCGCCCTCGACGAGACGATCAAGGATCTGGTCCTCGCGCGTGCCGACGCGGGCACGATCCGCGAGAAGGCGGTCGCGGGCGGCATGCGGCTTCTACGCGACGACGGCTGGGACAAGGTCCGAAGCGGGCTGACCACGATCGAGGAAGTGCTGCGCGTCACGCGCGGCGCCTGA
- a CDS encoding type II secretion system protein GspK has product MIGRRGIATLVVLWAMLLLGTLALGFSLAMRTEAQAARNGLDATRAYYQARSGIDRALALLSSMPPDNVMAMKIAGEEADAAYAVSLVPESGKVDINLVGEAMLKEILGKGGLTTDQAEALGDAILDWRDADDIPLARGAEASAYANDPEPVRPRNGKLAALEELQYVKGMTPRFYDRFVAKVFTVHGGGAVNINVAPVDVLAALPGVSAELAQAIAARRDERPFSGLPDVVQFLGGTGFSPPATAMFTTVNLTPVYTIRAEGTVAGKASRTISCLAEIGGTGENPVRMIGWKDLVAGDEER; this is encoded by the coding sequence ATGATCGGGCGCCGGGGGATCGCCACGCTGGTCGTGCTCTGGGCGATGCTGCTGCTGGGCACGCTGGCGCTCGGATTCTCGCTGGCCATGCGCACCGAGGCGCAGGCCGCGCGCAACGGGCTCGACGCGACGCGCGCCTATTACCAGGCGCGATCCGGGATCGACCGGGCGCTGGCGCTCCTGTCGTCGATGCCGCCCGACAATGTCATGGCGATGAAGATCGCAGGCGAGGAGGCCGACGCGGCTTATGCGGTCAGCCTGGTGCCGGAAAGCGGGAAGGTCGACATCAACCTCGTGGGCGAGGCCATGCTGAAGGAAATTCTCGGAAAGGGGGGGCTTACGACCGACCAGGCCGAAGCGCTCGGCGACGCCATCCTCGACTGGCGGGACGCCGACGACATCCCCCTGGCGCGCGGCGCGGAAGCTTCCGCGTACGCGAACGACCCCGAGCCCGTGCGCCCGCGGAACGGGAAGCTGGCGGCCCTCGAGGAGCTCCAATACGTGAAGGGGATGACGCCCCGTTTCTACGACCGCTTTGTCGCGAAGGTCTTCACCGTCCACGGCGGCGGGGCGGTGAACATCAACGTCGCGCCGGTCGACGTGCTGGCGGCGCTTCCGGGCGTTTCCGCGGAGCTGGCGCAGGCGATCGCGGCGCGCCGCGACGAAAGGCCGTTTTCCGGGCTTCCCGACGTCGTGCAGTTTCTCGGCGGGACGGGTTTTTCGCCACCGGCGACGGCGATGTTCACCACGGTGAACCTGACGCCCGTATATACCATCCGGGCGGAAGGGACCGTCGCCGGAAAAGCGTCCCGCACGATTTCCTGCCTCGCGGAAATCGGTGGAACGGGCGAAAATCCTGTCAGAATGATCGGATGGAAAGATCTCGTGGCTGGGGATGAGGAGCGTTAA
- a CDS encoding GspH/FimT family pseudopilin: MKRRSTGGFTLLELLLVLAILALGVALVLPSLSGPLASARFRQGGAEFRAAMVQARSRAAASGRTRVVRIDLGTGEYGIPSDNVDRVLPEGVRVSSVTAAGETVERGVAELRFFPDGSAEAAEVVLADGGGGRILLTVDPLTGLVEAGA; the protein is encoded by the coding sequence TTGAAACGGCGCTCCACGGGCGGTTTCACGCTGCTCGAGCTGCTGCTTGTCCTGGCGATTTTGGCTCTGGGCGTTGCGCTTGTATTGCCTTCGCTGTCTGGGCCGCTGGCATCGGCGCGCTTCCGGCAGGGCGGGGCCGAGTTCCGGGCGGCGATGGTGCAGGCGCGGTCGCGCGCCGCGGCGTCGGGACGGACCCGCGTGGTCCGCATCGATCTCGGGACGGGCGAATACGGAATCCCGTCCGACAACGTCGACCGCGTGCTGCCCGAAGGCGTCCGGGTGTCGTCCGTGACCGCGGCGGGCGAGACGGTCGAGCGGGGTGTCGCGGAGCTGCGCTTCTTCCCCGACGGCAGCGCGGAAGCGGCAGAGGTGGTGCTGGCCGACGGCGGCGGGGGGCGCATCCTGCTGACGGTCGACCCGCTGACCGGTCTCGTCGAGGCCGGCGCATGA
- a CDS encoding prepilin-type N-terminal cleavage/methylation domain-containing protein: MKGRGTRSGFTLIEVVVALTILAAGMAGLMALLRGSLRLSGGARDVTTATLYASQRLEEALLSPAPQDSETHGDFDAKYRWNLSAETLPAEDNVPVEGRLFRVTVLWDDGAEARSVALSASRWRRKGGSGG; encoded by the coding sequence ATGAAAGGGCGCGGGACGCGGTCCGGATTTACGCTGATCGAGGTCGTCGTGGCGCTGACGATCCTTGCGGCCGGCATGGCCGGCCTGATGGCGCTGTTGCGCGGGTCGCTGCGGCTGTCGGGCGGCGCGCGCGACGTCACGACCGCGACGCTCTATGCCTCGCAGCGGCTCGAGGAGGCGCTGTTGTCGCCCGCGCCGCAGGACAGCGAGACGCACGGAGACTTCGATGCGAAGTACCGCTGGAATCTGTCGGCCGAGACGCTGCCCGCGGAAGATAACGTCCCGGTCGAGGGTCGCTTGTTCCGGGTCACCGTCCTCTGGGACGACGGCGCCGAGGCGCGCTCCGTCGCGTTGTCGGCGAGCCGCTGGCGGCGGAAGGGGGGAAGCGGTGGGTGA
- a CDS encoding prepilin-type N-terminal cleavage/methylation domain-containing protein gives MGDRRGGFTLLEVIVSLSILALVAASISLAFRMTVRSMAQGEDAVHASVRQRARFATLERLFRDANPAPVPIGETSGPWFRGEADRVSFLSVSPIGQRRGGGFRVLGFREGRLPTGEAGLLVSERSPFSPDAVGGESKEGAQLVFPGATRVAFFYVSGFTADGTMETENAWDAGEQKRFPVAVGIEFTPEGESVRRRIVIPLPVGMNQLPDKRPPLDAGPIG, from the coding sequence GTGGGTGACCGCAGGGGCGGCTTCACGCTCCTCGAAGTCATCGTGTCGCTCTCCATCCTGGCGCTCGTGGCGGCCTCGATCTCGCTGGCGTTCCGCATGACGGTCCGGTCGATGGCGCAGGGCGAGGACGCGGTCCACGCCTCCGTGCGGCAACGGGCGCGATTCGCCACGCTCGAGCGGTTGTTCCGGGACGCAAACCCGGCCCCGGTGCCGATCGGGGAGACTTCGGGCCCCTGGTTCCGGGGCGAAGCCGACCGGGTGAGTTTCCTTTCGGTTTCCCCGATCGGGCAGCGCCGCGGCGGCGGCTTCCGGGTGCTCGGCTTTCGCGAAGGCCGGCTGCCGACGGGCGAAGCGGGGCTGTTGGTTTCCGAGCGGTCCCCCTTCTCGCCGGACGCCGTCGGCGGGGAATCGAAGGAGGGGGCGCAGCTCGTCTTCCCGGGCGCGACCAGGGTGGCGTTCTTCTACGTCTCCGGCTTCACGGCCGACGGGACGATGGAGACCGAAAACGCCTGGGACGCGGGGGAGCAAAAGCGGTTTCCCGTGGCGGTCGGCATCGAGTTCACGCCCGAGGGGGAGAGCGTCAGGCGGCGCATCGTCATCCCTCTGCCGGTCGGCATGAACCAGCTGCCCGACAAGCGCCCGCCGCTCGATGCGGGGCCGATCGGATGA